A window of Acidobacteriota bacterium contains these coding sequences:
- a CDS encoding PAS domain-containing protein — translation MAKAGFDALKLSREVLGHLPSGVVFFDGTGRVVEANPAARAALGFSRPGGLTAAQLFRDAELCESDGTRLGPATARLLDTYRSLRILQRKVMLYTTSDGQGRRLGVTWFPLRGRNGRPRPPAGLICLLTDLTAIHALEEELHRRQSLSALGEMAAGIAHEFRNGLAIISGYGQMLQHAAAEPARGQATKILEQAAGLNNIATEFLSFARPMPVQLEAMALGPVLRQCVEAVEVQKFTNVAVSAEGRFPQVRGDGILLASAFLNLLRNACEAAGAGKGRGQVRVCAPGRAGTLERIQIIDSGPGVPADIADRIFVPFFTTKPSGTGLGLAMVHKIVTAHRGVVLLADGTRGHTVFEVRLPSCR, via the coding sequence ATGGCCAAGGCCGGTTTCGACGCCCTGAAGTTGTCGCGTGAGGTGTTGGGGCACCTGCCCAGCGGAGTAGTCTTTTTCGACGGCACAGGCCGCGTCGTCGAAGCCAATCCTGCCGCGCGCGCGGCCCTGGGGTTTTCGCGGCCGGGCGGACTGACCGCGGCGCAACTGTTCCGCGACGCCGAACTCTGTGAAAGTGATGGCACGCGCCTCGGCCCAGCCACCGCGAGACTGCTGGACACCTACCGTTCCTTGCGCATCCTGCAGCGCAAGGTCATGCTGTACACCACCAGCGATGGCCAGGGCCGGCGGCTGGGCGTTACCTGGTTCCCGCTTCGGGGCCGCAATGGCCGGCCGCGGCCGCCCGCCGGCTTGATCTGCCTGCTTACCGATCTGACCGCCATTCACGCCCTCGAAGAAGAACTGCACCGGCGCCAAAGCCTGAGCGCGTTGGGCGAAATGGCCGCCGGCATCGCCCATGAATTTCGCAACGGCCTGGCCATCATTTCCGGCTACGGCCAGATGCTGCAGCACGCCGCCGCAGAGCCAGCGCGCGGCCAGGCCACGAAAATACTCGAACAGGCGGCCGGGCTGAACAATATCGCCACCGAATTCCTCTCCTTCGCCCGGCCCATGCCAGTCCAACTCGAGGCCATGGCCCTGGGGCCGGTCCTGCGGCAGTGCGTCGAGGCCGTCGAGGTTCAAAAGTTCACCAACGTCGCCGTCAGCGCCGAGGGGCGCTTCCCGCAGGTGCGCGGGGATGGCATCCTACTCGCCTCCGCCTTTCTCAACCTGCTGCGCAACGCCTGCGAAGCAGCCGGAGCTGGCAAGGGACGCGGTCAGGTCCGGGTGTGCGCCCCGGGGCGCGCCGGCACGCTGGAGCGCATTCAGATCATTGACAGTGGTCCGGGGGTGCCGGCAGACATCGCCGACAGGATTTTTGTCCCTTTTTTCACCACCAAACCTAGCGGTACCGGCCTCGGTCTGGCCATGGTCCATAAAATCGTTACCGCCCACCGCGGGGTGGTGCTGCTCGCCGATGGAACCCGGGGCCATACCGTCTTTGAAGTTCGATTGCCTTCCTGCCGATAA
- a CDS encoding sigma-54-dependent Fis family transcriptional regulator, producing the protein MDSILVVEDKHELRAMLRAALTSEGYRVEEAADGHAALTALRHTQYDAVLTDLKLPGNNGIEILHAAREVSPATPVLLMTAYGSIEEAVQAMKDGAYDFIQKPLDLEQLALRLRRAIGEQKLQRQNVLLRQELAERYGLPKIIGDHDSMKQAAAALQRIATTATTVLLLGESGTGKELFARAVHQLSARAAEPFVAINCAAIPETLVETELFGHEKGAFTGANARKLGKFELAHRGTIFLDEIGEIPLAVQAKILRVLEEREFERVGGVQTVQVDVRIVAATNRDLEEAAHQKQFREDLYFRLSAFPIRIPPLRERGNDIIALAEAFLAQYSREFKKSRLRLSTAVRKLLLAYRWPGNVRELQNAIERAVILAEGTELRAADLQLRDVRKAPQQAAADLHLPDDFDWQGPLPEVLKRAGLILERRLLREALEQTGWNKQAAAQRLGITYKRLLTRMQATEV; encoded by the coding sequence ATGGACTCTATTCTGGTTGTAGAGGATAAACATGAACTACGCGCGATGCTGCGTGCTGCGCTCACTTCGGAGGGCTACCGGGTGGAAGAGGCCGCCGATGGGCACGCCGCGCTCACCGCCCTCCGGCACACTCAATATGACGCCGTGCTCACGGACTTGAAGCTGCCCGGCAACAACGGCATTGAGATCCTCCACGCGGCGCGCGAAGTCTCGCCCGCGACGCCAGTGCTGCTGATGACCGCTTACGGCTCAATTGAGGAAGCCGTGCAGGCAATGAAGGATGGCGCCTATGACTTCATCCAGAAGCCGCTCGACCTGGAACAGTTGGCGCTCAGGCTGCGGCGCGCCATTGGCGAGCAGAAACTGCAGCGGCAGAACGTATTGCTCCGGCAGGAGCTGGCCGAACGCTACGGCCTGCCCAAGATCATCGGCGACCACGACAGCATGAAGCAGGCGGCGGCGGCGCTGCAGCGCATTGCCACCACGGCAACCACCGTGTTGCTGCTGGGCGAGAGCGGCACGGGCAAGGAATTGTTCGCCCGCGCCGTGCACCAGCTCAGCGCCCGGGCCGCCGAGCCCTTCGTGGCCATCAACTGCGCGGCCATTCCGGAAACGCTAGTGGAAACGGAACTGTTCGGCCACGAGAAAGGCGCTTTCACCGGCGCCAATGCGCGCAAGCTGGGCAAATTCGAGCTGGCGCACCGGGGAACGATCTTTCTCGACGAAATTGGCGAAATTCCCCTGGCCGTGCAGGCTAAGATTCTCCGCGTCCTCGAGGAGCGGGAATTCGAGCGCGTGGGCGGGGTGCAAACCGTGCAGGTTGACGTCCGCATCGTGGCCGCGACCAATCGGGACCTGGAAGAAGCAGCGCACCAAAAGCAGTTCCGCGAGGATTTGTACTTCCGGCTTTCGGCCTTTCCCATCCGCATCCCACCGCTGCGCGAGCGCGGCAACGACATTATCGCGCTGGCCGAGGCATTTCTGGCGCAGTACAGCCGCGAGTTCAAAAAATCGCGCCTGCGCCTCAGCACCGCCGTGCGCAAACTGCTGCTCGCCTACCGCTGGCCGGGCAACGTGCGCGAGCTGCAAAACGCCATCGAGCGCGCCGTCATCCTGGCGGAAGGCACGGAACTGCGTGCCGCTGATCTGCAGTTGCGCGACGTGCGCAAGGCGCCCCAGCAGGCGGCCGCAGACCTGCACCTGCCCGACGATTTCGACTGGCAAGGCCCCCTGCCCGAAGTCCTGAAGCGCGCCGGTTTGATCCTGGAGCGGCGCCTGCTGCGCGAAGCCCTCGAACAAACCGGCTGGAACAAGCAGGCCGCTGCCCAGCGCCTGGGCATCACCT